A region from the Cannabis sativa cultivar Pink pepper isolate KNU-18-1 chromosome 9, ASM2916894v1, whole genome shotgun sequence genome encodes:
- the LOC133031287 gene encoding uncharacterized protein LOC133031287 produces the protein MGIDRNIEEDDAEYIRNDINEGIWVNCDSVHCKDYDDSHARILVSEILQEDAEIPVPLEEFRYVRDVYQMFLPWPKHLILTTEGPLAQPPSRRDASKGKALMLSPQSRGAQEDELFTEEKMALIPNSLKWMIHEFLRLKDKRDIITISVPRGFIAPRTQIILSGEDLQQVATCNYIGNQGMLFGMMYTLL, from the exons ATGGGAATTGATCGTAACATTGAGGAAGACGACGCTGAATACATTAGAAACGATATCAATGAGGGAATATGGGTCAATTGTGATTCag TACACTGCAAGgattacgatgattcacatgctcggatcttggtttcggaaatcctgcaagaggacgctgaaatcccagtcccaCTTGAAGAGttcagatatgttagggacgtgtaccagatgttccttccttggcctaaacacttaattttaacaaccgag ggtccactcgctcaaccgccctcaagacgtgatgcgtcaaaggggaaagctctgatgctttctccacaaagcCGTGGTGCACAGGAAGATGagttgttcacggaagagaagatggcgttgatccctaattcgctgaaatggatgattcatgaattcctaaggctcaaagataaacgtgatataatcacaatttctgtcccccgaggattcattgcaccgcgtacccagatcattttatctggagaggatttgcagcaggttgctacgtgtaactacatcggcaaccagggaatgctgtttggaatgatgtatactcttctttaa